One Leucobacter muris DNA segment encodes these proteins:
- a CDS encoding heavy-metal-associated domain-containing protein: MTAAPQTTEYRVTGMSCGHCENAIRQEVAEVPGVTGIEVSAGTGLLRVAHAEPLDDAAILAAVDEAGYTAARA; the protein is encoded by the coding sequence ATGACCGCCGCACCCCAGACCACCGAGTACCGAGTCACCGGCATGAGCTGCGGACACTGCGAGAATGCGATCCGCCAGGAGGTCGCCGAGGTGCCGGGCGTCACCGGCATCGAGGTCAGCGCCGGCACCGGCCTGCTGCGCGTCGCGCACGCCGAGCCGCTCGACGACGCCGCGATCCTCGCCGCCGTCGACGAGGCCGGCTACACCGCCGCCCGCGCCTGA